From Bacillota bacterium, one genomic window encodes:
- the ade gene encoding adenine deaminase, whose amino-acid sequence MNFEELYEIIQVARGIEPAEFVLKNAEIVNVFTGAFDTADIAIHHGIIAGVGRYKGIYERDVSRSIVVPGFIDCHMHIETSMLRPESLALELIKHGTTTAIADPHEIANVAGITGINYLLRATRDVPIDFFFMAPSSVPSAPPDIETTGASISKDEIAMLLSNPAFIGLGEVMDIAGIMTGQPITLEKILVAADRIIDGHAPELRGKRLNAYLVTGATSDHETVELGEGIEKIGKGMFLLVRESSVARSLDALLPAANYITSRNMALVTDDFSITDIMEKGHLDHIVRRAIAKGVDIRLVIQMVSLNPAQHYGLHDRGAIVPGRIADLLILEDVTEVSIRTVIKNGVVVYDVGQDFQFVEKFKPPITLQNSIFASKVDPEDFVLPARGKRVRTIKIIPDEIVTEETIVPAPAVGGVIKSDRQRDILKIAVINRYSRDTKISIGLVQGFGLQSGAIASSVSHDAHNIVVAGVYDADIAAAVNAVIEMQGGFVAVDDGEVLATLPLSIAGLMSEEESGEVYNKLKRLQAIIKDLGCKLSDPLMILSFLTLATVPKLKITDKGLVDTTIGEIVGLFVP is encoded by the coding sequence ATGAACTTCGAGGAGCTTTATGAAATAATTCAGGTAGCTCGAGGCATAGAGCCGGCCGAGTTCGTCTTAAAGAACGCTGAAATAGTCAATGTCTTTACTGGGGCTTTTGATACGGCCGATATCGCTATCCACCACGGTATAATTGCCGGAGTCGGGAGGTACAAAGGCATCTATGAGCGTGATGTTTCGCGCTCAATCGTGGTTCCTGGTTTTATCGATTGCCATATGCATATCGAGACCTCAATGCTAAGGCCCGAATCGCTGGCCTTAGAATTGATCAAACACGGCACAACTACCGCAATAGCAGACCCCCATGAGATTGCCAACGTCGCAGGAATAACCGGTATAAATTACCTCCTCAGGGCTACGCGAGATGTACCTATCGACTTCTTCTTCATGGCCCCATCAAGCGTGCCATCCGCACCGCCTGATATCGAGACGACAGGGGCATCTATCAGTAAAGATGAGATAGCTATGCTTCTATCCAACCCCGCCTTTATTGGGCTTGGCGAGGTAATGGATATAGCAGGCATAATGACCGGACAACCCATCACTCTTGAAAAAATATTGGTAGCAGCAGATCGAATAATCGACGGTCACGCACCGGAGTTGAGGGGCAAGAGGCTAAACGCATATCTTGTTACGGGCGCTACCTCAGACCACGAAACCGTGGAGCTAGGTGAGGGCATTGAAAAAATCGGCAAAGGAATGTTTCTGTTGGTAAGAGAGAGCTCAGTTGCACGAAGCTTAGATGCCCTATTACCGGCGGCAAACTATATTACCTCGAGGAATATGGCTCTAGTTACCGATGACTTCAGTATCACCGACATCATGGAGAAAGGCCATCTTGACCATATTGTCCGCCGAGCAATTGCTAAAGGGGTTGATATACGACTGGTTATCCAGATGGTCAGCCTCAACCCAGCCCAGCATTACGGACTACACGACAGGGGTGCAATAGTACCTGGCAGGATCGCCGATCTTCTTATCCTTGAGGACGTAACCGAGGTTTCTATTAGAACTGTAATCAAGAACGGGGTTGTAGTCTACGACGTTGGACAAGATTTCCAATTTGTTGAAAAATTTAAACCTCCGATAACCCTGCAAAACAGCATCTTTGCTTCGAAGGTTGATCCGGAAGACTTTGTGCTTCCAGCTCGAGGTAAGCGGGTTAGGACAATTAAAATCATTCCAGATGAAATAGTTACGGAGGAAACAATCGTACCTGCTCCGGCAGTAGGAGGAGTGATTAAAAGCGACCGGCAGCGTGATATTCTTAAAATAGCAGTCATCAATAGATACAGCCGCGACACAAAAATATCCATTGGCCTTGTCCAAGGGTTTGGCCTTCAATCGGGCGCTATTGCGTCAAGCGTATCGCATGATGCCCACAACATCGTTGTCGCCGGCGTATATGACGCGGACATAGCTGCGGCTGTAAATGCGGTTATTGAAATGCAGGGTGGATTTGTCGCCGTAGATGATGGCGAGGTTTTAGCAACTCTTCCGCTCTCTATTGCTGGTCTTATGTCCGAGGAAGAAAGCGGCGAAGTTTACAATAAGTTAAAAAGGCTCCAGGCGATTATAAAAGACCTTGGATGTAAATTAAGCGATCCATTAATGATTCTATCTTTCCTAACACTTGCAACAGTGCCCAAGCTTAAAATAACTGACAAAGGACTTGTAGATACAACGATAGGCGAGATCGTAGGCTTGTTTGTACCATAA